Part of the Hevea brasiliensis isolate MT/VB/25A 57/8 chromosome 16, ASM3005281v1, whole genome shotgun sequence genome is shown below.
CCCATAAACACAGCAAGGACAGAAAAACATAGAAGCACAACCCACAAGCATGCAACTTGACCTAGTTGTAAGAAAAGACAAATCAAAATCACCCCCTCACCAAGAAGCCCAATCTACCTCAAAAACACACCAAAAGTTTATTCACAACCTTGCTCGAAGGTGGGAGAGAAATCCACTTTCCGAGCAGGGTAGAGCACCCCTTCTCGAAAGGGGTAAAGGTAGCCCCAAAGTCGACTGAAGAAGAGGCTAAACCTAATAAATGAGGAAGTACTCGAGAGAAAATGTCTCTCTCTAGAACAGCTAAGGACAGAGAGAAAGCCCCTTAATTCAACGTGTGTAAAGCAATGAGCTATATTTAGCGGATAGTTTGACTTTCATACAAAGGAATCATCTTAAACTACCTTTCAACACGTGGCATCAAGAGCTGCCGGATCATGATAAATCCATTAGCGAAAAGGCTACAAGAGAGAACTCAGGGTAACTAGCATATGGTCTGTCTCAGCATACCAGAACTCCACTAAATCCTGAAAAATTGCATTTCTCAATCGACATAGTCTTTTTAATGAAATAAACAGTCTATTTTCCAGATAGAAAGGAAGAACAACCCTAAGTGGATAGTGATCGAGGAGCGATTCTGGAATTATTGTCTTGAGTCTTCTCTTGCTGGTATGCAATTTTTCACTTTTGATTTATCTTCTGGAATTTCTTTTCAGTTCGAactgagaaagaaaaaaatgaaattatttcttCTAAACCCTAGAATCTTCGATTTCCTTTGGAGAAaagttacattttacaggtttttcttattaatttaattctttttttgttTTTGCTAATTTCGGTATTATTTGGGGGTTTTGTATATGGAGTGTGATAGCTGTCATATGGGAAACTTGGTGATGCCTACTTCGTTGTGAACTTGTAAAGTCACTTTTTGGAACTTGGGTTTTGTTGGATTTGTGTttgctcttttttctttttttcatgcTAATTGTCAAGCGAAAGACAATGCCCCCTCTGCCTTCTGCAAACGTTTTGAGAGTTCAATTTATTTTGTTAACTCAATGATCAGAGAATTGATCTGGTCAATGTACTGGTTGATTTATAATTACAAATATGAGTTTGATGAAGGTTCCTTAGGAACTTTCATATTGTTTATTGTCACTAATGTATCTTTTGATAAACTTGTTTACTTACTATCATGATCGACTTGAATTTAAGCATAGGTGATTAGTAAAAGAAGGACTGAATTGCTTTAAAAATGAATCGTCAAATATGTTCCTTGTCGCTTTGTTGGATTAGTTTTATGGTTGAACTGATTGATTTGAGTTGTGGTTAAGCTCACTTCTTCCTATTTAAGATTCTTGCAGTTTGAATGCATAACCATGTTCCTGAACATTTAATCTATCTAAATCTTGCTGATTTATTAATTCATCTGCCATTGCTTTTTGTATCCGGATAACGAACAGGTCAGACACCATAAACCTTTTCTCGGTATCCTGTTTTCTGATTGATCAGATTTGATGCCCTTCAACTATTACTTTCCGGAATTCTGATTTCTGAGTAGTTCCTCTCACCTGCTGTCAAAAGAAGTCATTTGCTATTGTTAAGGATATGAGGAAAGTGTGTCTGCATGTTGCATATTATATTAGTCAAAAATTCTGAATTATTTGATTCTAATGAGCAAAATATCTTCTGTGGATATCTTCAGGTACAATTTCCAGGATAATCGCAATTATGGGTGATTTTTCAATTCATATTAGTGCTGACCTTGTTAATAGACTTGTCAATAATGGTGAGAAGTTAAAGAGGAAACCAAAGAAAACTAAAGTTAAGATACCCCAAGAATCTGCCCATCCCCAAGATAAGGTGAATGAAAAGCAACTTCATGATGATCTTGAAACACACAAAGGGGTTCCTTCTCCAGCATGGCCAGTACAACCTCCATTGTTCTTGCCAGCAACCCCATCTTCACATTCTGCACGCACAGAGTTGGATGCAATTAGATCTGTCCTTCAAGAAAGTGAAAGAGTTTTGGCAAAGTTGCAGAAGCAGGAAGATGGCATGCTGCAAGCAGTAACAGAAAGGGCCAAGGATCTTCATGATAAGGAATTTAAGCTTCCATATCAGAAGCCTATGCCCTGTTTGGGTGATTATGAAGCTTGCCGGGCATGCTACAAGGAGCATGGTAATGATATTTTGAAGTGTGCTCCTTTAACTAGGAGCTATTATGATTGTGTTCACAGAGTTAAGCAGCAGGTAAGTCTGGCAGATCAATAGTTTTTCATGGGGGGAAAATTTTCGAATTCTTCAATATGCATGATTCCATGCTAATTGCCAGTTTGAGAGATGATTCAAGTACATTTTGAGGTGCAAATAAAGCAAACTTTGTTCTCATTACTGTTATTGGAATGTATGTTTTTCTTTCCTGATGTCATTTAGGATTTTGTTAAATCTATTGTCCGAACTCCGAACTCTGTTTTAGTTGGATTCCAACAATTTAACTCTCAGAGTTTGGACTTGTGTTAAAGTTTTTGATGTCTACACACTTCCACATCACAGATTTGTGCCGTTAAAATCAGAAATCTTTTTATAGTACTTCCAATTAATATAAGATACATGATGCTTTTCTCATTCTTTTATCTTGGAGAATTGTCTATGCTGTTATATTgttggtttatttatttatttattgaagcCATCCAAGAAAGTTGATGGGCTCTCATGGGAGAATGCTCATTAGTTACCATAAAAGTAATTTGACTTCaacgaggttttttttttttttaatcaataattgAATTTACAAATACCTGTATGGTTgataaatttgtgtttcattatcGGTCGAGTATGCAGCTGGGCGAACAATAAATatatttagtttggatttttttgCAGAAGATGTTATATTTGTGGAGAAGGGAGAAATTGAACGAGAACCGTAAACTTTTGTTTCTTCTTGAGATTTGGTTCAAGAAACTTCTTGTTCGTAATTTGGATGGGAGTAGAGCCACTGGGACCGGAATATTTTCCCAATTACATTGAAAAGGAGCTGAATagttattttgtttcacttctCTTGATGATGGCTAGGTTGAAATTGTCCAATAAAAAACATCCTGCGCAGCTAAGCATTATTTGGAGGGTGAGCACTTCATAGAAAAGACGTGTGAACAAtcacaaaaatatttaaatttgtcAACAATTGTCGGCCTGAGTTTATTCCTCTAAGCAGGGCCGGTAGCCACTGAGGGTGCGGAAAATCGACTTTTGATTTGATGCGGAAGTGGAAGGCACTTGAGGATTTGTGAGGCTCACAACTTCCTGTGAATTCATTCGAGTCAAGTGGATAAGCAAGTGGCACACACTCTttgctttattttctttatatatatttttaaaaaagatagttgtaattttttttttaaattttgttattgaattaatattaataaagagTTTTCATAGAAATAATTATGTCTTtctttttccaaaaaaaaaaaaaatatgtcttTCTAAAACCTAAAGCACTTAAAACATTATTTTTCTAAAGAAAAAGTAAGATTGGAACTCACATATTTCTTACACTATTTTTAATTTTAGCATTAAAATAAAGGCTAATTATTCCAGCAATGGTGGCTTGGCACTAACGAGAGCTACTAATCTCCGCTTTTTTTCATTAATTTCCCTATGGCTTCCCTCATTTCAAATTATTGATCCAAATCCTTTTTCCTTCGTTtgagataaaattttataagtatttaattcaatttttttttaatttttacatttaaaataaaaaaattaattctttttaatttataaatttttatttcaaaaattcaaaattcatatagtgtaatttaattctttttaatttataaatttttatttcaaaaattcaaaattcatataGTGTATAATTTTGtgagaattttttttaaattcttttttttttccaactgAACCCTCACCTTTTCTCTCCATTCTCTACCCTCCTAAAATCTCACTATTCTTTTAGATCCACTGcttttttaagtaatttttaaaattgtacgGCTTACACTCTGTCCCAGAGCCTTACGATATAGAGAATCCTTTTCAGTGTTGGATAATGTTATCGTTGGTCATTGGTAGAAGAAACGTCACGGATGAGGGAATCTAGAGCGACATGCTAAACTGGTCAATTGTTTCTCCTTTAGATCTTACACCTGTTATTTGGGTGCCAATCGTTCAGTGATTGGTGGGCTGGATACTGCTGTGAAATTTCCACTCCGCAGAGATTTGATATAAGAGTACTCGTGGAAAttcaaatatatttattatttattattattttatttttattaattaataataatttaatatatttataaaaaatatatattttttattaaataatttacttatttatttttaaatatatattattttaaaattaaatatatatctataatataaataattcaatttaataataactcttatcttaTTCTACGTTTAATAGAACtctagaaatatatatatatatatatatatatatatatatatatatatatatatatatatatatatatataccttaatcaTCTTTTCGAACTTTACCTTTAAAACCTGTTTATCACCTCATTTTTCTACCAAATGCTCTCAACAgatatttttattatcttttaaattattgtcatatatatatatatataaatttacgatttataataTGATGTGTGCAGAGAattcctaaatttttacttctctattcatcacttttgattctattttcaaggtaaaatttctcattctttattcaataatgggtgaatttgattttattttctttccttaatttgttacaactactctagaaatttattttttttttttactattggtattgaattgggttgatcatgattactgtgagatagcaaccttcaatttagattatatatatatatatatatattaaagttatttttttattattatttaatatttttcttttatattttgggtatgtaagagattcaaatattcattatGTCAGCTGAAATTATCTCTCTTTTATTAaatctagctattattttggaggtttcaggtaagtggtaattatagtacatggtatcattttaatcccttttaaaatttcttagcattaagtttgttatgaaatgaaattttaaatcaatattttaacaattatcttACATGTGattttttagagttttattttattattgcattttatttcgattttgattaaataattgattttgtcaactatctctacATTAGAGCCATTAGAATTCCGAGAAcatgcctttaatgtatttatattgattgatatttgactataaaatttatcgatgtgttacactaaattgatttgagattgatttgatcttgttgactctctgaaattattgaaataaactattgaaattgcactatcagttattatttgctatctgaaattttttattgattttgattgattgtaCAAattattttctgttttgaattggcaCCTGTGCCCGGTATCTGTTTCTATTATCTGGCCCCACCGTATGGACTATCacagtattaggttgcattgtcgagtcatgcatcattgcagtttatggtttgcattagtatcatatgcattaatATATTTGAAGGAGGAGAAAGGTaactaatatctggtagcgcgcttaccatctggcctttggtgatatgggtatcatcaccctggtgcattgtaccataaaatttttattgaattaatttcttttatatatatgttttatgaaattattttattaataattttgacagcatgagcatgattttattgaataagaaatttattgtgaaattaattaagCATCTGTctattcctattccgttgtgtgttaTAATTATTATTCACTGAGcatttagctcaaaccacgttttctcataTCTATTTGGATCAAGAGAATTCgattgatccaaatattcagtccattttctggagaggaacaatctttgatttgttctcatgttatgcccgaattcatgtttcctcaggctaataattagtttagtttattgaacagtttaagtttttatttgaaatctatagagactccgcagtttacttatataatatttaagatgtttattcagtattttatttatttgaattttgtatattttttgggattagtaagtaataatatatttattcaagatactctgataaggcttgcatgatttaagaatacttaaattatacgCCGGTCACATCTCAGAATTTTGGATCGTGACAAAGTTCGTATCAGAGCTCgattgaggtctagtaaacttgcggagcataagATCATTAACATCTTTTCAatttatcattgctttagatgtCTGTTTCCTTCGTACCTTTCACctatcttaatttggctcacattttcaaatttaatgcttgtttatttaaatgaataggtgcctgggtctgttagacgtaagaggagaactagggccaagggtcttaatggtgcaaaccttgatccaacaggggaggtatcacctcaaactattaatcagacatctgaacagacgcctatggctaagactggggcacaaccatttCCAATTAGCTACTGCAGCTCAAGCACCTAGAGCTGGTCAAGTTACTGTGGCAGATCTAGCAGTGGGATTGCATGCAGTGAATCATGCTGTTAATACTATAACTGAGTACCTTACAACTCAATTACAGCAACAGGTGGTTGGCTCTATTTCAGCACCAGCTCAGGATAGGGCTCGATTCCTTGACTCTACAgactttctcaagctaaaaccaaaggagttcactggagaggatgcattagttgatcccttagattttctaaatgacatggagaggtgttatgacactatgggttacagtagtgctaggatggtgatgttggTAGGAAATCAGCTTAAGGGAGTTGCTCGTGAGTGGTATATCTCTAAGAAGAATGGGTGACCCGAAGGTTCTATCCTCTGGCCTGagtttcactctctcttcttagagcgatttctccctcctagtgttcaagaggctaaggctttggagtttgaaaccttgaagcaaggtaaaatgacagttacagagtatgagatgaagtttacAAAATTATCCCATtttggtaaacacttgattcAAAATGAGGAAAAGAAGGCTCGCAGGTTTGAAAAGGGCTTACGAGACAGACTAATTGATTGTGTAGCTCCTTTACGACTACCTAAATATGAGGAGGTGGTTGATCGGGCTAAACATATGAAGATGTATGATGATAAATGTTGGGCTCGTAAGCAACGCAAGCGATTTAAGAAAGATAGTAAAGGTAATCAATTTAATAGAGGACAGAGTCATCAGGGTTCTTATCAGGATAATAAACAGGGTTCTCAGTCTATAGTTGGCAATAGGGCACATCACTAGAATTGTTCAGGGATGTGAGCA
Proteins encoded:
- the LOC110631843 gene encoding uncharacterized protein LOC110631843 isoform X1, whose translation is MGDFSIHISADLVNRLVNNGEKLKRKPKKTKVKIPQESAHPQDKVNEKQLHDDLETHKGVPSPAWPVQPPLFLPATPSSHSARTELDAIRSVLQESERVLAKLQKQEDGMLQAVTERAKDLHDKEFKLPYQKPMPCLGDYEACRACYKEHGNDILKCAPLTRSYYDCVHRVKQQKMLYLWRREKLNENRKLLFLLEIWFKKLLVRNLDGSRATGTGIFSQLH
- the LOC110631843 gene encoding uncharacterized protein LOC110631843 isoform X3 yields the protein MGDFSIHISADLVNRLVNNGEKLKRKPKKTKVKIPQESAHPQDKVNEKQLHDDLETHKGVPSPAWPVQPPLFLPATPSSHSARTELDAIRSVLQESERVLAKLQKQEDGMLQAVTERAKDLHDKEFKLPYQKPMPCLGDYEACRACYKEHGNDILKCAPLTRSYYDCVHRVKQQPSKKVDGLSWENAH
- the LOC110631843 gene encoding uncharacterized protein LOC110631843 isoform X2 — translated: MGDFSIHISADLVNRLVNNGEKLKRKPKKTKVKIPQESAHPQDKVNEKQLHDDLETHKGVPSPAWPVQPPLFLPATPSSHSARTELDAIRSVLQESERVLAKLQKQEDGMLQAVTERAKDLHDKEFKLPYQKPMPCLGDYEACRACYKEHGNDILKCAPLTRSYYDCVHRVKQQMLYLWRREKLNENRKLLFLLEIWFKKLLVRNLDGSRATGTGIFSQLH